A window of candidate division WOR-3 bacterium genomic DNA:
CCCAATTTTATCAAAGGGAATATTATCTTTTCAAAATCATAAGATACCGGATGTGCCAAAACCGGTATGCCTTTAAAATCTCTAATAATTTTTAATGCTTCTTCTGGGCTTATCTCCATTTTTGGAACATAGGCAGGAGAATGATAGCCAATAAATTTCATAAAGGCTTCTTCAATCGTTGATACATAACCCTCTTCTAATAAAGCCTGG
This region includes:
- a CDS encoding phosphatase, whose amino-acid sequence is QALLEEGYVSTIEEAFMKFIGYHSPAYVPKMEISPEEALKIIRDFKGIPVLAHPVSYDFEKIIFPLIKLGILGIEVYHPDHTEYHINYFSEIAKKYNLLITGGSDCHGGRKGKLFMGEIKLPYFHLERLKEKKKQLFLDI